One Eubacterium sp. 1001713B170207_170306_E7 genomic region harbors:
- a CDS encoding exodeoxyribonuclease III, translating to MKLYSWNVNGIRAVAQKGFSEWVETAQPDILCLQEVKATEDQIGEDIKGIPGYRTFFHSAERKGYSGTAVYYKEEPLSITTGLSDDRFNHEGRTIIMEYPAFTLFNIYFPNGQKDDERLQFKMDFYDCFLKDVNALVAQGKKVIICGDVNTAHTEMDLKNPKSNAKRSGFLPMERAWLDHFFENGYVDTYRHLHPDTVEYSWWSYRFNARANNAGWRIDYFFVSENAIGMVKNAAIHTEVTGSDHCPVSIEITV from the coding sequence ATGAAATTATATTCCTGGAACGTCAACGGCATCCGCGCGGTGGCACAAAAGGGCTTTAGCGAATGGGTCGAAACCGCCCAGCCCGATATCCTGTGCCTTCAGGAGGTCAAAGCCACCGAGGACCAGATCGGCGAAGACATTAAGGGCATCCCCGGATACCGCACCTTTTTCCACAGTGCTGAGCGCAAGGGCTACAGTGGCACCGCCGTTTATTATAAAGAGGAGCCTCTCAGCATCACCACCGGTTTGTCCGATGACCGCTTCAATCATGAGGGCCGCACCATCATCATGGAATACCCGGCGTTTACTCTGTTTAATATTTACTTCCCCAACGGCCAGAAAGATGACGAGCGCCTTCAGTTCAAAATGGACTTTTACGACTGTTTCCTGAAGGATGTCAACGCGCTGGTGGCTCAGGGCAAAAAGGTCATTATCTGCGGTGACGTCAACACAGCCCACACCGAGATGGACTTAAAGAACCCCAAATCCAACGCCAAACGCTCAGGCTTCCTGCCCATGGAGCGCGCATGGCTGGATCATTTCTTTGAAAATGGCTATGTCGACACCTACCGCCACCTGCACCCGGACACGGTCGAGTACTCCTGGTGGTCCTATCGTTTTAATGCCCGGGCTAACAACGCCGGATGGCGTATCGACTACTTCTTTGTCTCGGAGAATGCCATCGGCATGGTTAAAAACGCCGCCATCCACACCGAGGTCACTGGTTCCGACCACTGCCCGGTTTCCATCGAGATCACGGTTTAA
- a CDS encoding response regulator transcription factor, whose product MPKILVVEDDKNTSEVITDFLEDAGYQIRAAFDGQKALAAFESQAFDLVLLDIMLPGMDGLTLLKTIRRTSDVPVLMLTAVDDEHTQVMSFDRLADDYMTKPFSPILLVKRVKALLRRAGAAADTMTLGSVTLDFEGYSARNADGPIDLSIKELELLKFLIDHRGRALSREQILDGVWGIDYISSDRKIDTHIKNIRKKLGIDCIVTVRGLGYKFEAPE is encoded by the coding sequence ATGCCTAAAATACTTGTTGTAGAAGACGATAAAAACACCAGCGAGGTGATCACTGATTTCCTGGAGGACGCGGGCTACCAGATCCGGGCAGCCTTCGACGGCCAAAAGGCCCTGGCGGCCTTTGAGTCCCAGGCCTTTGACCTGGTGCTGCTGGACATCATGCTGCCGGGAATGGACGGCCTCACCCTGCTCAAAACCATCCGCCGGACCAGCGACGTCCCTGTGCTCATGCTCACCGCCGTCGATGATGAACACACCCAGGTCATGAGCTTTGACCGCCTGGCCGATGACTACATGACCAAGCCCTTTTCCCCCATCCTGTTGGTAAAGCGTGTAAAAGCGCTGCTGCGCCGCGCCGGCGCGGCCGCAGACACGATGACTCTCGGCAGCGTCACCCTCGATTTTGAGGGCTACAGCGCCCGTAACGCCGACGGTCCCATCGACTTGTCCATCAAGGAGTTGGAGCTGCTGAAGTTTCTAATCGACCACCGGGGCCGCGCCCTGTCCCGTGAGCAGATTCTGGACGGCGTCTGGGGCATCGATTATATTTCCTCCGACCGGAAGATCGACACCCACATTAAAAATATCCGCAAAAAGCTGGGCATCGACTGCATTGTCACAGTCCGCGGACTGGGCTATAAATTTGAGGCACCCGAATGA
- a CDS encoding ABC transporter ATP-binding protein, translating to MKILEMQHITYAYNRQDPVLADVSLAMETGKMYAILGPSGSGKTTLLSLAGGLDSPTEGRILFNGKPVEKFGLEKHRKRNISLIFQNYNLIDYMNAAENVRLSAKGSPAGLLTSLGLTDEEVKRNVLKLSGGQQQRVAIARALASPAPIILADEPTGNLDRETARDITAILKRSAHESGKCVIIVTHSNAVAKEADIVFKIKNKTAVTLKRRPNIPKEVQHAL from the coding sequence ATGAAAATATTAGAAATGCAGCACATTACCTACGCCTATAACCGCCAGGACCCTGTTCTGGCAGACGTCAGCCTCGCCATGGAGACCGGAAAAATGTACGCGATCCTGGGGCCCTCCGGCTCCGGGAAAACCACGCTTCTGTCTCTGGCAGGCGGCCTGGATTCCCCGACAGAGGGCCGTATCCTTTTTAACGGAAAACCCGTGGAAAAATTCGGACTCGAAAAGCACCGGAAGCGGAACATTTCCCTGATCTTTCAAAACTACAACCTTATCGACTACATGAACGCCGCCGAAAATGTCCGGCTCTCCGCCAAAGGCAGCCCCGCCGGGTTACTCACAAGCCTGGGACTTACCGATGAGGAGGTCAAGCGTAATGTTCTCAAGCTCTCCGGTGGCCAGCAGCAGCGTGTCGCCATCGCCAGGGCGCTGGCCTCCCCGGCCCCCATTATCCTGGCCGATGAGCCCACCGGCAACCTGGACCGTGAAACCGCCCGGGATATTACCGCCATCCTGAAACGCAGCGCCCACGAATCCGGCAAATGCGTGATCATCGTCACCCATTCCAACGCCGTGGCAAAAGAAGCCGATATCGTCTTTAAAATTAAAAATAAAACCGCGGTCACCCTGAAACGCCGCCCAAACATCCCAAAGGAGGTTCAACATGCGCTTTAA
- a CDS encoding MFS transporter, translated as MKLSKIEKSWILYDVGNSAFIMLVSTIIPIYFKNIASSAGVSMADSTAYFGYATSISTLIVAILGPILGTIGDTSGYRKRLFLLSLGVGAVGCVALGIPMGWLLFLVMFVVAKIGYNGSLIFCDSMLTDVTTDERMDEVSSVGYAFGYIGSCIPFAACMLLVLFAGSIGISTQLATSISFVITAVWWVLMSVPLLRGYHQKFSVGHVSNPVKEGFVRLGHTIKNIRQDKNIVLFLVAFFFYIDGVYTIIEMATSYGKDVGVGDNDLLMALLLTQIVAFPFALLFGWLSKRVKTEKLIYTGIIGYFFIALFAIQLDQAWEFWFLAVCVAIFQGGIQALSRSYFAKIIPKEKSAEYFGFYDIFGKGAAFTGTLLVSVVTQLTGHSRYGIISISLLFVIGFVLFVLAVRRINAAKEA; from the coding sequence ATGAAATTATCTAAAATCGAAAAGTCCTGGATTCTGTACGACGTGGGGAATTCAGCCTTTATCATGCTGGTTTCAACCATCATTCCGATTTATTTTAAAAATATCGCCTCCTCTGCCGGGGTGTCCATGGCTGATTCCACCGCCTACTTTGGGTACGCCACCTCTATCTCCACCCTGATCGTGGCCATCCTGGGCCCCATTCTCGGAACCATCGGGGACACCAGCGGCTACCGGAAGCGTTTGTTTCTGCTGTCGCTGGGCGTGGGGGCCGTAGGCTGTGTGGCCCTGGGGATTCCCATGGGCTGGCTGCTTTTTCTTGTCATGTTTGTAGTCGCCAAAATCGGCTATAACGGCAGCCTTATCTTCTGTGACTCTATGCTCACCGACGTGACCACCGACGAGCGTATGGACGAGGTCTCCAGCGTGGGCTACGCCTTTGGCTACATTGGCAGCTGCATACCCTTTGCGGCCTGTATGCTCCTGGTACTTTTTGCCGGAAGCATTGGCATCAGCACTCAGCTTGCAACCTCCATCTCCTTTGTCATCACCGCGGTGTGGTGGGTGCTCATGAGCGTACCTCTGCTCCGGGGCTACCATCAGAAATTTTCTGTGGGGCATGTGTCCAATCCGGTAAAGGAAGGCTTTGTTCGCCTCGGTCACACCATCAAAAACATCCGTCAGGATAAAAATATCGTTCTTTTCCTGGTGGCCTTTTTCTTCTATATCGACGGCGTCTACACCATCATCGAGATGGCGACCTCCTATGGCAAGGACGTGGGCGTGGGTGACAACGACCTGTTGATGGCTCTGCTGCTCACCCAGATTGTGGCCTTCCCCTTCGCTCTCCTGTTTGGCTGGCTGTCCAAAAGGGTAAAGACTGAAAAGCTCATTTACACAGGTATCATCGGCTATTTCTTTATCGCTCTGTTTGCTATCCAGCTGGATCAGGCGTGGGAATTCTGGTTCCTGGCCGTCTGCGTTGCCATCTTCCAGGGCGGCATCCAGGCCCTGTCACGGTCATATTTTGCCAAGATCATCCCCAAGGAAAAATCCGCCGAGTACTTTGGCTTTTACGACATCTTTGGCAAAGGGGCGGCCTTTACCGGCACCCTGCTCGTCAGCGTTGTCACCCAGCTCACAGGGCATTCCCGCTATGGCATCATCTCCATTTCCCTCCTGTTTGTCATCGGCTTTGTCCTGTTTGTACTGGCCGTGAGAAGGATCAACGCCGCGAAAGAAGCCTGA
- a CDS encoding HAMP domain-containing sensor histidine kinase, which translates to MKKLKLFPKTFLFTLSLMLVITLVAYALLYFLLPGVYTRVKEQNLHRATDALATALEKASPDNYNALISDFISKNNATVTLAGNGVVYSNGITYSTLTDEDTVSQSAPGVEADTQGSTGQYAVSPAADALIIPDLSVLVPMLQDGALVSEGISTQRDIQAADGSLYQLSITATLQPVGEASSIILMLLPVALLICLAIAAVFALFYSRALTRPIKEISAVTARMQTLDPDARCAVTSGDEIGALSQNLNSLYASLLSSIHELENEIAKVSAAEQSKVDFMRTASHELKTPVTAVSGMLEGMICGVGRYRDRDTYLQVCREQIDELSVLIREILDATRLDLLVENQTPAETDLAALVDRVAAPYQLIARASGVRLTLDTTGSFTARVPAPLLEKALSNVLSNAVRYTPAGQNARLRFERRSLVIENECPPVSREHLPHLKEAFYRPEFSHSHDNGGNGLGLYLTDRILSGCGLPYTFEPMKNPEGMRFTIHFP; encoded by the coding sequence ATGAAAAAGCTCAAGCTGTTCCCCAAGACTTTTCTCTTCACCCTGAGCCTGATGCTTGTCATCACCCTGGTGGCCTACGCCCTGCTGTATTTTCTGCTGCCCGGGGTCTACACCCGGGTCAAGGAGCAAAACCTGCACCGCGCCACCGACGCCCTGGCAACAGCACTGGAAAAGGCCTCCCCAGACAATTATAACGCCCTGATCAGCGATTTTATCAGCAAAAACAACGCCACTGTCACCCTGGCCGGCAACGGCGTAGTCTACTCCAACGGCATCACTTACTCCACCCTCACCGATGAGGATACCGTATCCCAGAGCGCACCGGGGGTCGAAGCCGATACCCAGGGCAGCACAGGGCAGTACGCGGTCTCCCCGGCCGCCGACGCCCTGATCATCCCCGACCTGAGTGTCCTTGTGCCCATGCTGCAGGACGGCGCTCTGGTCTCTGAGGGTATTTCCACCCAGCGGGACATCCAGGCCGCCGACGGCAGCCTCTACCAGCTCAGCATCACCGCCACCCTGCAGCCGGTCGGCGAGGCCTCAAGCATTATCCTCATGCTCCTGCCCGTGGCGCTGCTCATCTGTCTGGCCATCGCTGCGGTCTTTGCCCTGTTCTACTCTCGGGCCCTCACCCGCCCCATCAAGGAGATCTCAGCGGTGACTGCCCGTATGCAGACCCTGGACCCGGACGCCCGCTGCGCAGTCACCTCCGGCGACGAAATTGGCGCTTTGTCCCAAAATCTCAACAGCCTCTACGCCTCTCTGCTCAGCAGCATCCATGAGCTGGAAAACGAAATCGCCAAGGTCAGCGCCGCGGAACAGTCCAAGGTCGATTTTATGCGGACCGCCTCCCATGAGCTCAAGACACCGGTCACCGCTGTGAGCGGCATGCTGGAGGGGATGATCTGCGGCGTGGGCCGTTACCGGGACCGGGATACCTACCTCCAGGTCTGCCGGGAGCAGATCGACGAGCTGTCCGTGCTCATCCGTGAGATCCTAGACGCTACCCGCCTTGATTTGTTGGTGGAAAACCAAACGCCGGCAGAGACCGATCTTGCCGCCCTGGTCGACCGTGTGGCAGCACCCTACCAGCTCATCGCCCGGGCCAGCGGCGTGCGCCTCACCCTTGACACAACCGGCAGCTTTACCGCCCGGGTGCCCGCGCCCCTTCTCGAAAAGGCCCTGTCCAACGTGCTGTCCAACGCTGTCCGTTATACCCCTGCCGGCCAAAATGCCCGTCTCCGTTTTGAAAGACGAAGCCTGGTGATCGAGAACGAATGCCCGCCCGTTAGCAGAGAGCACCTGCCCCATCTCAAGGAGGCCTTTTACCGTCCCGAGTTTTCACACAGCCACGACAACGGCGGCAACGGCCTGGGCCTGTACCTCACCGACCGTATCCTGTCCGGCTGCGGCCTGCCCTACACCTTTGAGCCCATGAAAAACCCCGAGGGCATGCGGTTTACCATCCATTTTCCATAA
- a CDS encoding FAD-dependent oxidoreductase: MKKILIVGGVAGGATAAARLRRLSEEDEIILFERDEYISFANCGLPYYIGDVIKDRSKLLVQTVAGMSKRFNLDIRNFNEVTAVDRENGRVTVKNTKTGETYTETFDHLILSPGAKPIAPPIPGLAGSDSIFTLRNVADTDRIKAEVTDRSPKRAVVVGGGFIGIEMVENLRDLGINVTLVEKLNQVLKPLDFEMAQIIHQELNAHGVNVILGDGVDHFEDAGKKVVLESGMALDADMVILAIGVAPENKLAKDAGLKLGPRGHIVTTESYEVIDGENGEAVKNIYAIGDAIEVRDFVDGSQTAVPLAWPANRQGRTVADHINGIPFKNHGIQGTSVAKVFNKVFATTGNNVGQLKAKGLPFQQIHAHRGNHAGYYPESSNIALKLIYDPKTLKLLGAQAVGQDGTEKRIDVIASVMKMGGTIYDLQDMELSYAPPFSAAKDPVNILGYIAQNIDEGVYKTVEWDEIDDIIAKGGYLLDVRTPVEFGAGHVEGSHNLELDTLRDHIGEIPVGKDEPLYITCQVGLRGYLAIRILEDHGFTNLYNLAGGYNTYKTSHYKLAEPSFDVEGGTPGEPEAPKGAKTDVSPVKTVDVTGLQCPGPLMATYKAVSEVADGELVQTIATDFGFVQDVECWCKTNGHTLISQETRGNKYIATIRKGSGSSKCSLAAAVPASQKNATMVVFDGELDKAIAAMIIAQGAAAQGKDVTLFFTFWGLNVLRRPKAKRVKKNFVERMFGIMMPKGARSLPLSKMNMLGMGPAMIKSIMKKKNVDDIETMIHKAQEAGVRFIACTMSMELMGIKKEELIDGIEYAGVGTYIASNENVGTTLFI, encoded by the coding sequence ATGAAAAAAATTCTGATTGTCGGTGGTGTAGCCGGCGGCGCAACCGCTGCGGCACGTTTGAGACGTTTGAGCGAAGAGGACGAAATCATCCTCTTTGAGCGCGATGAGTATATTTCCTTTGCCAACTGCGGACTGCCCTACTATATCGGCGATGTGATCAAGGACCGCAGCAAGCTGCTGGTACAGACCGTGGCCGGAATGTCCAAGCGTTTTAACCTGGATATCCGCAATTTCAACGAGGTGACAGCCGTGGACCGTGAAAACGGCCGTGTCACGGTAAAGAATACCAAAACCGGCGAGACCTATACCGAGACCTTTGACCACCTGATTCTGTCACCGGGCGCGAAGCCCATTGCTCCGCCGATTCCGGGTCTGGCCGGGTCGGACAGCATTTTCACCCTGCGCAACGTGGCGGATACCGACAGGATCAAGGCTGAGGTGACAGACCGCAGCCCTAAACGTGCTGTGGTAGTCGGCGGCGGCTTTATCGGCATTGAAATGGTGGAAAACCTGAGGGATCTGGGCATTAATGTGACCCTGGTCGAAAAGCTGAACCAGGTGCTCAAGCCCTTGGATTTTGAGATGGCGCAGATCATCCATCAGGAACTGAACGCCCACGGTGTCAATGTGATTCTGGGCGACGGTGTTGATCATTTCGAGGACGCAGGCAAAAAGGTGGTCTTGGAAAGCGGTATGGCGCTTGACGCAGACATGGTTATCCTGGCCATCGGCGTCGCTCCGGAAAACAAGCTGGCTAAGGATGCGGGCTTAAAGCTGGGGCCAAGGGGCCACATAGTCACAACGGAAAGCTATGAGGTAATAGACGGCGAAAACGGCGAGGCAGTCAAGAACATTTACGCCATCGGGGACGCCATTGAGGTCCGTGATTTTGTGGATGGCTCCCAGACGGCTGTGCCTCTTGCGTGGCCAGCTAACCGCCAGGGCCGCACCGTGGCGGACCATATCAATGGCATTCCCTTTAAAAACCACGGTATCCAGGGAACCTCTGTGGCCAAGGTTTTTAACAAGGTATTTGCCACCACGGGCAACAACGTGGGCCAGCTGAAGGCCAAGGGTCTGCCTTTCCAGCAGATACACGCTCACCGCGGCAACCATGCGGGCTACTATCCGGAGTCCAGCAATATTGCCTTAAAGCTGATCTATGATCCCAAGACCTTAAAGCTTCTGGGTGCTCAGGCGGTAGGCCAGGACGGCACCGAAAAGCGGATTGACGTCATTGCCTCTGTCATGAAGATGGGCGGCACCATCTATGATTTACAGGATATGGAGCTGTCCTACGCGCCGCCATTTTCCGCGGCGAAGGACCCGGTCAACATCTTAGGCTACATTGCCCAGAACATTGACGAAGGCGTTTATAAAACCGTGGAATGGGACGAAATTGACGATATTATCGCAAAGGGCGGCTATCTGTTGGATGTCCGCACGCCGGTGGAATTTGGCGCGGGCCATGTGGAAGGCTCCCACAATCTGGAGCTGGATACCCTGCGCGACCATATCGGTGAGATCCCGGTGGGCAAGGACGAGCCTTTGTATATCACCTGTCAGGTAGGGTTGAGGGGCTATCTGGCCATCCGTATTCTGGAAGACCATGGATTCACCAACCTTTACAACCTGGCCGGCGGCTACAATACCTATAAAACCAGCCATTACAAGCTGGCAGAACCGAGCTTTGACGTGGAAGGCGGTACGCCGGGGGAGCCTGAAGCCCCCAAGGGGGCAAAGACAGATGTAAGCCCTGTTAAAACAGTGGATGTGACCGGCCTCCAGTGCCCGGGCCCGCTGATGGCGACCTATAAGGCGGTGAGCGAGGTGGCGGACGGCGAGCTGGTACAGACCATTGCCACCGACTTCGGCTTTGTGCAGGATGTGGAGTGCTGGTGTAAAACCAACGGACACACTCTTATCTCGCAGGAGACCAGGGGGAACAAGTACATTGCCACCATCCGAAAGGGTAGCGGCAGCTCTAAATGCAGCCTGGCGGCTGCGGTGCCGGCTTCCCAGAAAAACGCGACCATGGTGGTGTTTGACGGTGAGCTGGACAAGGCCATTGCGGCCATGATCATTGCTCAGGGCGCGGCGGCTCAGGGCAAGGACGTCACCCTGTTCTTTACTTTCTGGGGCCTGAATGTGCTGCGCAGGCCAAAGGCGAAGCGGGTGAAAAAGAATTTTGTTGAAAGGATGTTTGGTATCATGATGCCAAAAGGCGCCAGAAGCCTGCCACTGTCCAAAATGAACATGCTTGGCATGGGGCCTGCCATGATCAAGAGCATTATGAAAAAGAAAAACGTGGATGACATTGAGACCATGATCCACAAGGCTCAGGAGGCCGGTGTGCGCTTTATTGCCTGCACCATGAGCATGGAACTGATGGGCATTAAAAAGGAAGAGCTGATTGACGGCATCGAGTACGCCGGTGTCGGCACCTATATCGCCAGCAACGAAAATGTCGGAACCACCCTGTTTATTTAA
- a CDS encoding FGGY-family carbohydrate kinase — MNYIIGIDGGTTKIKAVLFDTTGHEIETVAAPSDLLEDGVRKELDMAFFWEKTAACVRLLMEKGPAEPGDILAIGVTGQGEGLWALDKNNRPVGNAILWNDGRAHEEDWAVNEKTPGIGKLVHRNLGTPVGAGSALLLLKWVKANQPDRYQRIQTVFFAKDWLRYCMTDRIATDRTDGGAAYLRLIDGAPAKQALTVLSLPEVENGIPEILPSDLVAGALAPAAAEKMGLQPGIPVATGVMDVVASAVGTGAVGSGDAAVVLGTTCAVERVLRLRDCDVTRCRRHYLHHVRQDLAIDLSSTINGMENVEWMMREIARSANYRVVEGLIEDTRPGSGGVVYHPYLSAAGERAPFQHRDASASFFGVNARTTKGDLMRAVYEGLAFSVRDCLEGGDYRGRLLLSGGGAASATLSQMIADVTGQSVVVTKGSEFGALGAAMTAGTAIGLFENVEDAAARCCRLKKIYKPRKNEMYEKCYTFYRELRTAFGPLWERRAEIFGR, encoded by the coding sequence ATGAACTATATCATCGGGATTGACGGCGGCACGACCAAAATAAAGGCGGTTCTTTTCGACACCACAGGCCACGAGATCGAGACCGTGGCGGCCCCCAGCGATCTTTTAGAGGACGGCGTGAGAAAGGAGCTGGACATGGCCTTTTTCTGGGAAAAGACAGCAGCCTGCGTGCGCCTGCTGATGGAGAAGGGGCCCGCGGAACCAGGGGACATCCTGGCTATCGGGGTGACCGGGCAGGGCGAAGGCCTGTGGGCCCTGGATAAAAACAATCGGCCAGTGGGCAACGCGATCCTGTGGAACGACGGGCGCGCCCACGAGGAGGATTGGGCTGTCAATGAGAAAACACCGGGTATCGGCAAGCTGGTGCACCGGAATCTGGGGACGCCGGTAGGGGCCGGGAGCGCGCTCCTGCTGCTGAAATGGGTCAAGGCCAACCAGCCGGACCGCTACCAGCGCATACAAACGGTGTTCTTTGCAAAGGATTGGCTGCGGTACTGTATGACGGATCGTATCGCCACAGACCGGACCGACGGCGGCGCCGCCTATTTGAGGCTGATCGACGGCGCACCTGCCAAGCAGGCGCTGACCGTGCTTAGTCTGCCGGAGGTGGAAAACGGGATCCCGGAGATTTTACCGTCGGACTTAGTTGCCGGGGCGCTGGCACCTGCGGCCGCGGAAAAAATGGGCCTGCAGCCAGGGATTCCGGTGGCTACCGGCGTGATGGACGTGGTGGCCTCAGCGGTGGGTACCGGCGCGGTGGGCAGCGGAGACGCCGCGGTGGTTCTGGGCACCACCTGCGCTGTGGAACGGGTGCTGCGGCTCCGCGACTGCGATGTGACCCGTTGCCGCAGACATTACCTGCACCACGTGCGTCAAGATCTGGCCATTGACCTGTCCTCCACCATCAACGGCATGGAAAACGTGGAGTGGATGATGCGTGAGATCGCCAGGAGCGCCAATTACCGAGTGGTTGAGGGTCTGATTGAGGATACCCGGCCCGGCAGCGGCGGGGTGGTTTACCATCCCTACCTGTCCGCTGCCGGAGAGCGGGCGCCGTTTCAGCACCGGGACGCCAGCGCCAGCTTTTTTGGAGTGAACGCCCGAACCACCAAGGGCGACCTCATGCGCGCGGTGTATGAGGGCCTGGCCTTTTCGGTCCGGGACTGCCTGGAGGGCGGCGATTACAGGGGCCGCCTGCTGCTGTCCGGCGGCGGCGCGGCAAGCGCAACCCTGTCTCAGATGATCGCCGACGTGACCGGTCAGTCTGTGGTAGTGACCAAGGGCTCAGAATTCGGCGCTCTGGGGGCCGCCATGACCGCAGGCACCGCCATCGGCCTCTTTGAAAATGTGGAGGACGCCGCGGCCAGATGCTGTCGGCTTAAAAAGATCTATAAGCCCCGAAAAAATGAGATGTATGAAAAGTGCTATACCTTCTACCGTGAGCTCAGGACAGCTTTTGGACCACTGTGGGAACGGCGGGCAGAAATTTTTGGGCGGTAG
- a CDS encoding ABC transporter permease, translated as MNLFKRAFLFITRKRGRSILLLLILFIMANLVLAGFAVRSAAFQAEDAARERLGGKFTLEADIEKLIEENNRNASVEESSRSASFEGDLVTEEAAEKIAANDGVRDYNLTANRYVLPDGFENLKPEKEAAAPNTSDTVTDENGNPVDTRSMNETFNNMLTFQGDTSSEKNPSFSTGVLKLTEGRHVSRQDENAVILHQALAQKNNLKVGDKIRLKSVDAVLRKDSGLDPDQTFEAEIVGLYTEAKASAKEMLPLSMSLQENTFFGSARLAAGIGLAAGKTPVYTKADFYAADPKNIGSLIEKARTDLPNLEDDNLMLSADDALYQKMAGSLENISKLVTLVLIIVAAVSLVILSLILTLWTRTRTHESGILLSLGKSKVNIIGQYVAEALSLTVIAFMLATAVGPVLSQATADYLIARESAAGTQAAGSSDSTLISAATPSDLSTPDAPPIDKIDVSLNAPLLLQVYAAGAAIVVLSVGFASISILRLKPKEILSKMS; from the coding sequence ATGAACCTGTTTAAACGTGCTTTTTTATTTATCACACGTAAACGGGGCAGAAGCATCCTGCTCCTGCTTATTCTGTTTATTATGGCCAACCTTGTGCTGGCCGGCTTCGCAGTCCGCAGCGCCGCCTTCCAGGCCGAGGACGCGGCCCGCGAAAGGTTAGGCGGCAAGTTTACCCTGGAGGCGGACATCGAAAAGCTCATTGAGGAAAACAACCGCAACGCATCCGTTGAGGAAAGCAGCCGCAGCGCGTCCTTTGAAGGCGACCTTGTCACCGAGGAGGCCGCTGAAAAAATCGCCGCCAACGACGGCGTCAGGGACTATAATCTCACCGCCAACCGCTACGTCCTGCCCGACGGCTTTGAAAACCTCAAGCCCGAAAAGGAAGCGGCAGCCCCCAACACCAGCGACACAGTCACAGACGAGAACGGCAACCCTGTCGACACACGCTCAATGAACGAGACCTTTAACAACATGCTCACCTTTCAGGGCGATACCAGTAGCGAAAAGAACCCATCCTTTAGCACCGGTGTCCTGAAGCTGACGGAGGGCCGTCACGTCAGCCGTCAGGATGAAAACGCCGTGATCCTGCACCAGGCTTTAGCCCAGAAAAACAACCTGAAGGTCGGGGACAAAATCCGGTTGAAATCCGTCGACGCTGTCCTGCGCAAGGATTCCGGCCTCGACCCAGATCAAACCTTTGAGGCGGAGATCGTCGGCCTTTACACCGAGGCCAAGGCTTCTGCGAAGGAAATGCTTCCGCTGTCCATGTCCCTTCAGGAAAACACCTTCTTCGGCAGCGCCCGCCTGGCCGCCGGCATCGGGCTGGCCGCCGGCAAAACGCCGGTCTACACCAAGGCGGATTTCTACGCCGCCGACCCTAAAAATATCGGAAGCCTCATCGAAAAGGCCCGGACCGACCTGCCAAATCTGGAAGACGACAACCTCATGCTCTCAGCCGACGACGCCTTGTACCAGAAAATGGCCGGCTCTTTGGAAAACATCAGCAAATTGGTCACCCTGGTCCTGATCATTGTCGCCGCCGTCAGCCTGGTGATCCTTTCTCTGATCCTGACCCTCTGGACCCGGACACGGACCCACGAATCCGGCATTCTCCTGTCCCTGGGCAAAAGCAAAGTAAATATCATCGGGCAGTATGTGGCCGAGGCCCTGAGCCTGACGGTCATCGCCTTCATGCTGGCCACCGCCGTGGGGCCGGTGCTGTCACAGGCCACCGCCGATTACCTCATCGCCCGGGAGTCTGCCGCCGGCACACAGGCCGCGGGCAGCTCAGACTCCACCCTTATCAGCGCAGCGACCCCCAGCGATCTGTCCACCCCGGACGCGCCGCCCATCGACAAGATTGACGTATCCCTCAACGCCCCGCTGCTGCTTCAGGTCTACGCGGCGGGTGCGGCCATTGTGGTCCTGTCCGTCGGCTTTGCCTCCATCTCCATCCTGCGGCTGAAGCCAAAGGAAATTCTCTCGAAAATGAGTTAA
- a CDS encoding metalloregulator ArsR/SmtB family transcription factor has protein sequence MDIKRQQENEQAAGILKALAHPVRLCMVRGLIERGRNNVSYMESCLEVSQSGISQHLSKLKAAGIVRGTREGNEVYYELCNEQVKEIVEVLFKEEQQ, from the coding sequence ATGGATATAAAAAGGCAGCAGGAAAACGAGCAGGCCGCCGGGATTTTAAAGGCGCTGGCCCACCCGGTGCGGCTGTGTATGGTAAGGGGGCTCATCGAAAGGGGACGAAACAACGTCTCTTATATGGAGTCCTGTCTGGAGGTGTCCCAGTCGGGGATTTCCCAGCATTTATCCAAGCTCAAGGCAGCTGGAATTGTGCGGGGAACCCGGGAGGGCAATGAAGTTTACTATGAGCTCTGTAATGAACAGGTTAAAGAAATTGTAGAAGTTCTATTCAAGGAGGAACAACAATGA